CAGCGGTAGAGTCCTGGATTGTGATTCCAGTTGTCGTGGGTTCGAACCCCATCAGCCACCCCAGAATAGAAAAAAGCCACCCCTTGCGGTGGCTTTTTTATTCTGGGGTGCTGATGGAATGAGAAATGCACTCCGCTTCGACCAGGCCCAGCCGAATCATGCCAGAAGGGCCACTTATCAACCTAATTCCGTTCGCCCTTGATCCTTCGAGTCCTCAGGACAGGGTAACCGCTGCGGCGTATCGAAGGGCATTCCGACGCAATGAATCAATGCCCTACATTGAGTGTGCTTCGACACCTCAGCACGAACGGGGAGTTGATTAGAAGTCCCAGCATAAACTGGGGCGGGCTGGCGCGCCCTCCAAGCCGAAAATGCCTGAAAGCCCCCGCCAAATGGCGTTCCGCGTCATTTTATCCCGCAAAACGAAGAATTACCCGACCCGCTTTTCATCAGTTGCTCCTGCTCGCGCTTCCAGTCCTTTTCCTTCTCCACATCGCGCTTGTCGTGCTGCTTCTTGCCTTTGGCGAGGCCGATTTCGAGTTTGACGAAGCCGCCCTTGTAGTGAAGATTAAGCGGGACCAGCGTGTAGCCGCGCTGTTCGATCTTGCCGACGAGTTTCTTGATTTCATCCGCCTTCAGCAGCAGTTTGCGGGTGCGCACCGGGTCGGGGATGACGTGGGTGGACGCCTCCGGCAGGGCGGAGATATGCGCGCCGATCAGATACAGTTCACCCTGTTTGAGGATCACGTAACCTTCCTTGATCTGCGCGCGGCCGGCGCGGATGGCTTTCACTTCCCAGCCATGGAGTACGACGCCCGCTTCGTAGCGCTCTTCGATGAAGTAATCGAAAAAGGCTTTTTTGTTGTCGACAATGCTCATAAGCCGGAATTATCCCATGGGATGCTTGCGCCCCGGTCGGATAGAATCTGATTGCCATGGCTCACGTCGAAAATCTGCCCTCTGTTCCCCTATTCCGCCGCCAAGATGTACGAATTGGTGGACGATTGCGAGCGCTATCCGGAATTCCTGCCATGGTGCGGCGGCGCCGAGACGCCCGTGCGCGATCAGACGCGAACGCTGGCGACCATCCATATCGACTATCGCGGATCCGGCAGTCCTTCACGACCGAAAAACACCAAAATCGAAAATGTCGAGATTCAAATGAATCTGCGTGAAGGGCCATTCAGCGAACTCGAAGGTAAATGGCGATTTCAGGCGTTGTCGGATTCGGCGTGCAAGGTGTCGCTGACGCTCGATTACGGATTTTCCAGTACGTTGCTGGAGAAAGCGGTCGGTCCCGTGTTCGGCATGATCGCCAACACTATGATCGAACGTTTCGTGACGCGAGCGGAAGCGCTGTACGGCGACCCGGTGAGCGTCTTGCGGGTGCGTGTAGCCTGGCGGAGCGCCTGAATCGCAAGGCGAAATTGCCGTGGAATTGCCGGAACCCGCGAACGTGCAGATGGCCATTGATGCCGCATGTCATTCGGTGCCCGGGATCGCGACGATTGCGGCGAACGCGGTGGCTGTCGGCGTATGGGGCAAGGTACGTGCCCGCGATCATTGGCTGCGTGACGGCGATCGCGTCGAGTTCTATCGTGCACTGCAAGCCGACCCGAAAGATGCGCGTCGCGCCAACGCAAAACGCTCGCCGGGTAAACGGAAAGATGTGAAGTGGAGACAGGGCTACTTCTGCCTAGCGATAAAGGGTCATCGGCAATGGGCGATAGGAAAGCATTTCAACGCCCAACAGCGTCTCGTCCTGGGTGCGCTGGGTCAGTTTGCGAACGATCACACCGAGCATGAAGTACGCGAACCCATCCGGCCTTACCGCCAGCAGTTGTCCAACGCTAATGCGATCGCCGGTCGCGCGATCCACGATCAGGCCGATGCCCTTTGAACTCATGTCGTGAATTTTCCAGCGGGTCTCGAGCGCATCGGATGCCGGTGGACCGCCTTGCGGATGTCTCAACGGCGGTCGAGCGCGTTGCCCGTGGCCGGCATTTCCAGGGTGAGTTGGAGGCCGCCAAATTTCGCGTGCGTGTTCCCGGTTGCCGCAAGCCGCGCGTTATGTGCGGGGGTCGCTTTGCCGGCCTCGCTGCTCATCGCCCGTCGTGCCTCGCTAAACCCGAGCCGTACTTCCGCCGTCAGATTCTCAACCGGCTTGCGTGCCTCAATGCGCGATGCGCTGGCCTGCAAGAGGGTGGCATACAGGCGCTCAATGGTCGTCAGCAGCGCAACATGCTCTTCGATCGAGAATGAATCGGACGCACCGCGGCCGCGATAGGGATTGCCGGTGCGAAGCTGCGTGCGTACCGCCTCGACTTGCTCTTTCAGGCCTTCGATGCGCGCATAGCGATATGAGGGCTTGGCCGCACTGCTTGTGACCAGTTGCAGGCCAGCCATGAGGTTGAGATCGACAAACAGCGCATGCGAACGCGGCGAGTAGGTTTCATCGAACGCATACTCGGTTGTCCACTCCGCCAGCCATTTGTCGGCAATTTCAATTTGCGGCACGGTCAGGCTGCCGGTGTTCAGCACTTCCAGCATCAACGCCCGCAAATATAGCGACTGCGCGGTGACGCTGTATTTCGCTTCGACAGCGAACAGTTCGATCGGTGTGTTGGCGAACCCGTGGCTCTCGGCAAACTTGTACAGCGCGTGCAGATCCGGCCAGAAGGTGGGCTTGATCGGTTCGTGGCGGAAGAAGCACCACTTTATCGCCGCGCCATGGTGATACAGGGCGAAAGCGACGATGCGTTGCAGCAGCGGTTCAGCGTCTTCCTTGGTCCACTCGCCGCGTCGCTGCACGAGAGCTTCCATCGTCTTGGCCGCCACGCCGTGCATCAAGTGCAGGTCATGCGCGAATTGCTCCGCCGCCGTTTTTTCGGTGATGGCAAAGAAAGCGACTTTGTCGGATTGAATGACTTGATACAAGCGGTTTTCGAATGCGACAAGTTCACGGACCGCTTCCGCCGCAATGGGCGCCGGCGTATCGGCAAATGCCTTGACGGTTCCAATCAGTGCCATGCACTGCGCGCCAGTCTGCGGCGCCGTGCCATCCAGCGCTGTCGACATGGAGAGGGAATCGTTTTCGGGTGACTTGCCAGTTTGCATTTTTTTTGCCGCTACTTGTTACGCCGATCCGTCGGCAGTCGCGAAACGGGCCGTGATGGATTCAAAGTCAGCGCGACTGACGCCGTGATCATCCAGCAATGCCAGCCGCAGGTCGGACATCAACGCATCAGAGGTAAAGTCCATGGGGGCGTCGAGCCAGTTTTCGGCAATCGGGTCAAATCGCGTTTCACCCGCCAGAAGCGGGCTGCCGCTGGCTGCAAACAGGGGATTGCCGGGATCAAGTTCGTGGCCAACATGGCGCACCTTGGCCACGCCGCAGTATGGCTGAACAATACATGAAATTTCCCGGCCAATTCGTGGAATTCGGCGACCATGTTTTCGAGGCGAAAGATCTCGAACTGCGCCAGCCAGAAACGGATTTCCTGCGGACGTTCTTCCACCGCGAAGGTGAGCAGTTCACTGGCTTTCTCGCGGCCGTTGCCTCGGTCGCCTCTCTTCGTAATAGAGGCGCGCCGTCGGGATGACAGGCTCGGCATCGTCGATCGAAACCGTATTGCTTTTCAGCTCGGGGTAGCGCTCGTGCATGTACTGCAGGCGCCGCACTCTGTCCTCGGGGAGCTTCTCGTCCATCCCAACCAGAAAATCGACGGCAGTCGCGGTATTCGCATCGAGTTCGTAGCTTGCCGGCGTGTCGTCGAAAACGACCGGTGCATCCACTTGGTGGTGAGTGTCGATCCTGGCCCCGACAGTGCCACGACCCGCCGCCGTATCGGCCTGCCAAATCTCGGTTGGTTCGTCGGCAAGCCGCGTACGGTTCGAACATGTTCGTCGCCAGTTGGTTGTCCGTCGAAGGAGAGTCAACTTCTTCATTCTCCCAATCATCGAATGCGGCGTCGTCCGAACCTGACCCCGTGGATTTTCCCCGTGTGGATTCAGCCGTCGCCGTGCTGGAGCGTTGCGCGTTCGTTGCGACGGAATTGCGGATTTTTTTCGATTTGCCATCGCGGCGCGACCAGGCCCGGGACACCAGCAGCGCGAGCAGTGCAACGACGATTCCCCAAGGCCAGCGGTGACGTCAGATAGCCGATAATCGTGTCGGTGATCGATTCCCTCGGGCGGATGAGCTTCTCGGTTGGGCGGGCCGTTGGCGTGGCGACGGGTGCGGCCGGCGGCGGCAGGAGCACCGCTTCAGTGGGTGTTTGCGCAATGGTTGCTGCCGGTGCGCGCCGGATGAAGCGGGCGCCGCGGCCCGAATCGGCAGTTCCGCGGTCTGTTTCAGCTGTATTTCATGGAGGCGCTGTTCCATCTGCTTCACAGTGTTCTTCAGTGATAGCAGTGCCGCGACCTGATCATCGGCATCGAGCATGAGTTGCTTTTCGCGCAACTGCCGGCGTTGTGCTTCGGATACGTTGCGGCTTCGCGACAGGTCCATTGCCGAGCCGGAAAGGCGCAATGAGAAGCCTTCGCCGCGGACGGCGGTTTCAGCTCTGGCGGCAGCTTTGGCCGCGGCCCAGGTGGCGGCGATGGCTGAAGCTTAGCGCCGTGGCGCTGGCCGCGCTTGCGGTTTCCGGCGGTGGCTGCGGGTACCGCAACGGCTGCGGCGTCTCTCGTTGTGGTGCGCTTGGTGTGCCAACTGCCAGCGTGGCGGCTTGCCTGACTTACCCGGCTCGCGTCATTGAGGTGGGCGGCGCAACCTGGGCGCGTGCGCGTTTCCGTTGCCATCGACGCAACAGGTGGCGCGATGAACGGCGGCGGATCAAGCAGTACCGTGAAATCCCGATCGAACGCGGGTTCGCCGGGGCAGCCGATCCGTATCGGAAATCGCGCAACCGGTTCCTTTGGCGGTTTGCGGGTTTGCAGGTAGCGCAATGCGCAGCTCCACCATTTCAGGATCAGGTCTTTACTGCGCAATGTATTTTCGTGCCGTTCATTTTCGATGACCGGTTGGCAAATCCGCCACGGTATCAGGTGCCGTCGAGCAGACCGCCGTGGGCAAATTTAGTGGTTCGCCGAGGAATGAGCGAACTCTTGATGTCGCCCAACACCGGATTCTGCGCTTGACAACTGTAAGGAGAGCTGGAAAAAATCAGCGCCGGCGAGGCCATTGAAATCCAGTTCAAGAACCATTGCATCACGCTCGCGAAACTTCATCAAGGCATGAATACAACGGCGCATGCGTCAGGCTTTACATGATGCGGCGGCGCGGCGCTACTTGGTCGGTTCGGCTTACGCTCTTCTTCGGACCTGACGTTGATCTCGCCCTTTTTCGTTGGTCCGTCGAATCGATCGTCCCGCTCTCGAGATCGCGCAACCCCGCGCGGGCCGATTTGCAGTTCTCTTCGGCGATTTCGTCATTTTCGTGTTGCTTACCGCCTTCTTCGCTATCTGCCACGTCGGTGCGGCGCTTGTCATAGTCCTTGGCGCGATCCTGCAAGAGGTGCCGGTGTGCCGGCGGTCGATGCCATCGGCGCACTGGACTCGACCTTCTTGGCCTCGGCCTTCGACGACCCGCTGGGGGTGGCGCATCGCTGTATTGCACCTGGCCATCCTTGTCTACCCCCTTGTAGACCTGTGCCGCGACGGTCGCGGTCGCCAGCAAAATAGCGATGGCAATGAATAATTGAATCAGGATTTCATGTGGACTACTCCTTGCAACAT
The sequence above is a segment of the Betaproteobacteria bacterium genome. Coding sequences within it:
- the smpB gene encoding SsrA-binding protein SmpB; its protein translation is MSIVDNKKAFFDYFIEERYEAGVVLHGWEVKAIRAGRAQIKEGYVILKQGELYLIGAHISALPEASTHVIPDPVRTRKLLLKADEIKKLVGKIEQRGYTLVPLNLHYKGGFVKLEIGLAKGKKQHDKRDVEKEKDWKREQEQLMKSGSGNSSFCGIK
- a CDS encoding type II toxin-antitoxin system RatA family toxin yields the protein MYELVDDCERYPEFLPWCGGAETPVRDQTRTLATIHIDYRGSGSPSRPKNTKIENVEIQMNLREGPFSELEGKWRFQALSDSACKVSLTLDYGFSSTLLEKAVGPVFGMIANTMIERFVTRAEALYGDPVSVLRVRVAWRSA
- a CDS encoding RnfH family protein — its product is MAVELPEPANVQMAIDAACHSVPGIATIAANAVAVGVWGKVRARDHWLRDGDRVEFYRALQADPKDARRANAKRSPGKRKDVKWRQGYFCLAIKGHRQWAIGKHFNAQQRLVLGALGQFANDHTEHEVREPIRPYRQQLSNANAIAGRAIHDQADAL
- a CDS encoding DUF4124 domain-containing protein, yielding MLATATVAAQVYKGVDKDGQVQYSDAPPPAGRRRPRPRRSSPVRRWHRPPAHRHLLQDRAKDYDKRRTDVADSEEGGKQHENDEIAEENCKSARAGLRDLESGTIDSTDQRKRARSTSGPKKSVSRTDQVAPRRRIM